A window of the Lactobacillus amylovorus DSM 20531 genome harbors these coding sequences:
- a CDS encoding M16 family metallopeptidase, protein MLTTNIEIRKNKKFTTAVVGCFLRLPLTSHNLAFSSLLARLQMNTSLAYPTIATQQQKLAQLYDLQFDVLPQLFGKEIILTYYANFVEPAEILDPDYTYDEIIETLSQIIKSPSYDQNLLAYAKRQLEEDYNELMEQPANYAIDRFFKLWYRDHPDYAENFMGPIQEIKDAGLDEMNNFVSSLRDVPMAVLGMARDNNQLTKLVNQYFRGAGIIKQFEVDDLTIPAENNPLEKTEEQDNAQAQLLMGFGFKQKITYQGQIAGLLLSQYLAGDQSSKLFNQIREKLGAAYDVEANSFANNNLFLINAGLDPAKIEDAKRIVFNEMQRVADGEIDEALFKKSKKSLERNTKIGLDGQNWQLGQVLRSALFPEYTNFDRAAAIKRATSHQLVDFVKNLFFNESYILK, encoded by the coding sequence ATGCTAACAACTAATATTGAAATTAGAAAAAATAAAAAATTTACAACAGCCGTAGTGGGCTGTTTTTTGCGTTTGCCACTTACTAGTCACAATCTTGCCTTTTCTAGTTTGCTTGCACGCTTGCAGATGAACACTTCATTGGCTTATCCAACGATTGCTACTCAGCAACAGAAGTTGGCCCAGCTGTATGATCTGCAATTTGATGTATTACCACAGCTTTTTGGTAAAGAGATCATTCTTACTTATTATGCTAATTTTGTAGAACCAGCTGAAATTCTTGATCCGGATTATACATATGACGAAATAATTGAGACGCTTAGTCAAATCATTAAGTCGCCTTCATATGATCAAAATCTACTTGCTTATGCAAAGCGCCAGCTGGAAGAAGATTATAATGAACTAATGGAACAGCCAGCTAATTATGCCATCGATCGTTTCTTTAAATTATGGTATCGAGATCACCCTGATTATGCGGAAAACTTTATGGGGCCAATTCAAGAAATCAAAGATGCTGGCTTAGACGAAATGAACAATTTTGTTAGCAGCTTGCGCGACGTGCCCATGGCAGTACTAGGCATGGCCCGCGACAATAATCAATTAACCAAATTGGTTAACCAATACTTTAGAGGTGCCGGCATTATCAAACAATTTGAGGTAGACGATTTAACTATTCCGGCAGAAAATAATCCACTTGAAAAGACGGAAGAGCAAGATAATGCTCAAGCACAATTATTAATGGGCTTTGGTTTTAAGCAAAAAATCACGTATCAAGGTCAAATTGCCGGTTTACTATTAAGTCAATATTTAGCTGGTGATCAATCTTCAAAGCTATTTAATCAAATTCGTGAAAAACTAGGCGCAGCTTATGATGTAGAAGCAAATAGTTTTGCTAATAACAATTTGTTTTTGATAAATGCTGGACTTGATCCGGCTAAAATCGAAGATGCTAAACGAATCGTATTTAATGAAATGCAACGGGTAGCAGATGGAGAGATTGATGAAGCTTTGTTTAAGAAGTCTAAAAAATCGCTTGAGCGTAACACTAAGATTGGCTTAGACGGACAAAACTGGCAGTTAGGACAGGTCCTGCGCAGTGCACTATTTCCTGAGTATACGAATTTTGATCGTGCAGCTGCAATTAAACGAGCAACGTCTCATCAATTGGTCGATTTTGTTAAAAATCTATTCTTTAATGAAAGCTATATTTTAAAATGA
- a CDS encoding M16 family metallopeptidase: protein MIIPKIIKREYKSGFKAEVILKPHFYQRFFGIIIDFGSSDPQKVAGSAHFLEHKLFAKKDGDISHKFEEIGADVNAFTSFNETMFYCSGIDHTPKMIDLLFELVGQPYFTKQNIAKEAPIITQELAMYKNDPIWGINNAIMTEMFGHSNLGVEVVGTEKSIASVNKSNLTDAYSKNYVPAKMQFIACGDFSDNQVKTILRQVGKLQEKYFQAAKVELDQKEAPVGEMKDIVLPVKGNSRAFGIGIRFENFKKVLSSFDLTQILLEIMLESKLSVMGTWFEEMRDKQILTNPLQISVNYTRQGDFTTIFGVSQQADKAIQEIKRELTKPVAKNSEEYHFLEKNFALQKEEWLARTVRTMNDLSSLAIEMIEENLDHENLDLNLKKLQVMGFDEFNQLCKQLMKDSTICSAYLDPDRE, encoded by the coding sequence ATGATCATACCTAAGATAATTAAGAGAGAATATAAATCAGGCTTTAAGGCCGAAGTTATTTTAAAACCACATTTTTATCAACGTTTTTTTGGCATTATTATTGATTTTGGAAGCAGTGATCCACAAAAAGTTGCCGGTTCAGCCCATTTTTTAGAGCATAAATTATTTGCTAAAAAAGATGGTGACATTTCTCATAAATTTGAAGAAATCGGTGCAGATGTAAATGCCTTTACTTCGTTCAATGAAACAATGTTTTATTGCAGCGGCATTGACCATACGCCTAAAATGATTGATCTGTTGTTTGAACTAGTTGGCCAGCCATATTTCACCAAGCAAAACATCGCTAAGGAAGCACCAATTATTACGCAAGAGCTGGCAATGTATAAAAACGATCCTATTTGGGGCATCAATAATGCCATTATGACTGAGATGTTTGGTCATTCTAACTTAGGCGTCGAGGTAGTTGGTACAGAAAAATCAATTGCTAGCGTAAATAAAAGTAATTTAACTGATGCTTATAGTAAGAATTATGTCCCAGCAAAAATGCAGTTTATTGCATGTGGCGATTTCTCAGATAACCAAGTTAAGACGATCTTGAGACAAGTTGGAAAATTACAAGAAAAATACTTCCAAGCTGCTAAGGTAGAACTAGATCAAAAAGAAGCACCCGTGGGTGAAATGAAGGACATAGTTTTGCCTGTAAAGGGAAATTCTAGAGCGTTCGGAATTGGTATTCGTTTTGAAAACTTTAAGAAAGTATTATCAAGTTTTGATTTGACTCAAATTCTGCTTGAAATAATGTTAGAATCAAAATTAAGTGTGATGGGAACTTGGTTTGAAGAGATGCGAGATAAACAAATATTGACCAATCCGCTTCAAATCTCAGTTAATTACACTAGACAGGGCGATTTTACGACCATTTTTGGTGTAAGCCAACAAGCTGACAAAGCAATTCAAGAAATAAAGCGTGAGTTGACTAAGCCAGTAGCTAAGAATTCTGAAGAATATCATTTTCTTGAGAAGAATTTTGCTTTGCAAAAAGAAGAATGGTTAGCACGTACTGTTAGGACAATGAATGATCTTTCATCTTTGGCAATTGAAATGATTGAGGAAAATCTGGATCATGAAAATTTGGATTTGAATTTGAAGAAGCTACAAGTAATGGGCTTTGACGAATTTAATCAGTTATGCAAACAATTGATGAAAGATAGTACAATTTGTTCAGCTTATTTAGATCCTGATAGGGAGTGA
- the ymfI gene encoding elongation factor P 5-aminopentanone reductase yields the protein MKRAIVFGATGGIGQEICRDLAAEGWSLYLHYNSHEQTALDLGKELFDKYPSQDFLPIKLDFASSDAELADFVKKLLPVNAAVFAQGITKYGFLGDETLDNITKLINVNLTVPIKLTKLLEPQLMRQDYSRIVYLGSVYGGVGSALEAVYSATKGGLTRFAQAYAREVASNNLTVNVIAPGAVKTNMNAIFSEDTIQEVQDEIPMGRWAKANDISYWVTTLLNKRSGYLTGQTIYVTGGWLL from the coding sequence ATGAAGCGAGCAATTGTGTTTGGTGCAACCGGTGGAATCGGGCAAGAGATTTGCCGAGATTTAGCCGCTGAAGGCTGGTCGCTCTACTTGCACTACAATTCACATGAGCAAACGGCATTGGACCTAGGCAAAGAGTTATTTGATAAATATCCTAGTCAAGATTTTTTACCAATTAAATTGGATTTTGCATCAAGTGATGCTGAGCTGGCAGACTTTGTAAAAAAGCTTTTGCCAGTAAATGCAGCTGTCTTTGCTCAAGGAATTACCAAGTACGGTTTTTTAGGCGATGAAACACTTGATAACATTACTAAGTTAATCAATGTAAACCTTACTGTACCGATAAAACTGACTAAGCTGTTAGAACCGCAATTAATGCGGCAAGACTATAGTCGGATAGTTTATCTAGGATCCGTTTATGGCGGCGTAGGCAGCGCGCTTGAGGCTGTTTATAGCGCAACTAAAGGCGGGTTAACGCGTTTTGCCCAGGCATATGCTCGTGAAGTCGCATCTAATAATTTAACGGTTAACGTGATTGCTCCAGGTGCCGTTAAAACTAACATGAATGCCATCTTTTCTGAAGATACGATTCAGGAAGTACAAGATGAGATTCCTATGGGACGTTGGGCTAAAGCAAATGATATTTCATATTGGGTAACGACTTTGTTAAATAAGCGTAGCGGCTACTTAACAGGGCAAACTATTTATGTAACTGGCGGCTGGCTTTTATAA
- a CDS encoding helix-turn-helix domain-containing protein, with protein sequence MADIGDKLKSAREAKGLSIQDIEKATKIQSRYLEAIENNEFDKLPGDFYVRAFIRQYAQVVGLDGKELLSDYHEDIPESKPDEYVENSIDNKSEEVRETTDNKKNLWKNYLPRIAIGLGVIIVILVVYVLYARLSSGGQQNEADNSGVTVSSQKSSSSSSKKPAKKVAVSQVRVKKISDNEYRVTGLKNNRRLVVRAGSTQNISASVSTDGNTIWQSTLIAKQKHTVALPSNVQRVVITLGNDNGTSITIGGKKIPYAPNNAYRTITLLIGKAKRTSHNSNTQNDSNNTNDNNSTNNGGSNTQSSQTQSSKTTTSRTETQSSRTQSSTTQSSQANEQSRQTQQSSAAQSSTTTQGNAGGNNGGGNNGNNGN encoded by the coding sequence ATGGCAGACATCGGAGATAAATTAAAGAGCGCCAGAGAGGCTAAAGGACTTTCAATTCAAGATATCGAAAAGGCAACTAAGATTCAAAGCAGATATCTTGAAGCAATTGAAAACAATGAATTTGATAAGCTTCCAGGTGATTTTTACGTTAGAGCATTTATTAGACAATATGCTCAAGTTGTTGGCTTAGATGGTAAGGAACTTCTTAGCGACTATCATGAAGATATTCCTGAATCCAAGCCGGATGAATACGTAGAAAACTCGATTGACAATAAGAGTGAAGAAGTACGTGAGACTACTGATAATAAGAAGAATCTGTGGAAGAATTACTTGCCACGGATTGCGATCGGCCTTGGTGTTATTATCGTAATCTTGGTTGTATATGTCTTATATGCACGCTTATCATCTGGTGGTCAACAAAATGAAGCAGATAATAGTGGTGTAACTGTTTCATCACAAAAATCATCATCTTCTTCATCAAAGAAGCCAGCTAAGAAGGTGGCTGTAAGTCAAGTTAGGGTTAAGAAGATCAGTGATAACGAATACCGTGTTACTGGTTTGAAGAATAACCGTCGTTTAGTTGTTCGTGCAGGCTCAACTCAAAATATTTCTGCTAGCGTATCTACTGACGGCAATACTATTTGGCAATCAACTTTAATCGCTAAGCAAAAGCATACTGTGGCTCTCCCATCTAATGTACAACGAGTAGTAATAACTTTAGGTAACGACAATGGTACTTCAATTACCATCGGTGGCAAGAAGATTCCTTATGCACCAAACAATGCATACCGTACCATTACTTTGTTGATTGGTAAGGCTAAGAGAACTTCACATAATTCTAATACCCAAAACGATTCAAACAACACAAACGATAACAATTCTACTAACAACGGTGGTTCAAATACTCAAAGCAGCCAAACTCAAAGTAGCAAAACCACTACTAGCAGAACTGAAACTCAAAGTAGCCGTACGCAATCATCAACTACTCAAAGTAGTCAAGCTAATGAACAAAGCAGACAAACACAACAATCATCTGCTGCGCAATCATCAACTACTACCCAAGGTAACGCTGGTGGTAACAACGGCGGTGGCAACAACGGAAACAATGGTAATTAA
- the pgsA gene encoding CDP-diacylglycerol--glycerol-3-phosphate 3-phosphatidyltransferase, giving the protein MNLPNKLTVFRIFLIPVFMLIIIFGGDAHTVAAGYTVYWSRVIAAIVFAIASATDWFDGHIARSRNMVTNFGKFADPLADKMLTMTAFIYLVDLKLAPAWVVAIIVCRELAVTGLRLILAENKGQVLAAKMPGKIKTTCQMLSIIFLLIGNFWYIGTILLYLALIFTIYSGYDYFHQSWGVFKGSM; this is encoded by the coding sequence ATGAATTTACCTAATAAACTTACTGTATTTAGAATCTTTTTGATTCCAGTATTTATGTTAATTATAATTTTTGGTGGGGATGCACATACGGTAGCTGCAGGTTACACCGTTTACTGGAGTAGAGTAATTGCTGCGATCGTATTCGCAATTGCTTCAGCAACCGACTGGTTTGACGGTCATATTGCTCGTTCACGTAACATGGTTACTAACTTTGGTAAGTTTGCTGACCCATTGGCAGACAAGATGCTAACTATGACTGCATTTATTTACTTAGTTGACTTAAAGCTTGCTCCAGCATGGGTTGTAGCAATTATCGTTTGCCGTGAATTAGCAGTTACTGGTTTGCGTTTAATCTTGGCAGAAAACAAAGGCCAAGTTTTGGCAGCTAAGATGCCAGGTAAGATTAAGACCACTTGCCAAATGCTTTCAATCATTTTCTTGTTGATTGGTAACTTCTGGTACATTGGTACTATCTTACTTTACTTAGCATTGATCTTTACTATTTACTCAGGTTACGACTACTTCCACCAATCATGGGGCGTATTCAAGGGTTCAATGTAA
- the recA gene encoding recombinase RecA: MAKDEKQAALDAALKKIEKNFGKGAVMRMGEKADTQISTVPTGSLALDAAIGVGGYPRGRIIEIYGPESSGKTTVALHAVAEVQKRGGTAAYIDAENAMDPAYAEALGVDIDSLILSQPNTGEEGLQIADTLISSGAIDIVVVDSVAALVPRAEIEGEMGDAHVGLQARLMSQALRKLSGTISKTKTIAIFINQIREKVGVMFGNPETTPGGRALKFYSTIRLEVRRAEQIKQSGDVLGNRVKIKVVKNKVAPPFKVAEVDIMYGKGISQSGELLDMAADKDIIDKAGSWYSYKNDRIGQGRENAKKYLEDHPDIYQDIQEQVRKAYGIDEKSIADRENPEKIKEKREEAQQEESDAKDAEKTK; encoded by the coding sequence ATGGCCAAAGATGAAAAGCAAGCTGCATTAGACGCAGCTCTTAAGAAAATTGAAAAGAACTTTGGAAAAGGTGCCGTTATGCGTATGGGTGAAAAAGCAGATACGCAAATTTCAACAGTGCCAACCGGTTCACTTGCCTTAGATGCCGCTATTGGTGTTGGTGGTTATCCTCGTGGCAGAATTATCGAAATTTATGGTCCAGAATCATCTGGTAAGACTACTGTAGCCCTTCATGCAGTTGCTGAAGTGCAAAAACGTGGCGGAACAGCTGCTTATATCGATGCCGAAAACGCAATGGATCCGGCTTACGCAGAAGCTTTGGGCGTGGACATTGATTCATTGATTCTTTCACAACCTAATACTGGTGAAGAAGGTTTGCAAATTGCCGATACCTTGATTTCCAGTGGTGCGATTGACATTGTGGTAGTTGACTCTGTAGCTGCCTTAGTACCACGTGCCGAAATTGAAGGTGAGATGGGGGATGCTCACGTCGGCTTGCAAGCTCGTTTGATGAGTCAAGCTTTGCGTAAATTATCAGGTACCATTTCTAAGACTAAGACAATTGCGATATTTATTAACCAGATCCGTGAAAAAGTTGGTGTCATGTTTGGTAACCCTGAAACCACACCAGGTGGTCGAGCACTTAAGTTCTACTCAACTATTCGTCTTGAAGTAAGAAGAGCAGAACAAATTAAGCAATCAGGTGATGTTCTTGGTAACCGCGTTAAGATTAAGGTTGTTAAGAACAAGGTTGCTCCACCATTCAAGGTTGCCGAAGTTGATATCATGTATGGCAAGGGTATTTCACAAAGTGGTGAATTGCTTGATATGGCTGCCGACAAGGATATTATTGATAAGGCTGGTTCATGGTACTCATACAAGAATGACCGAATTGGCCAAGGGCGTGAGAATGCCAAGAAGTATCTTGAAGATCACCCAGATATTTATCAAGATATTCAAGAACAGGTTCGTAAGGCTTATGGAATTGACGAAAAGTCAATTGCTGATCGCGAGAATCCTGAAAAGATCAAGGAAAAGCGTGAAGAAGCACAACAAGAAGAATCTGATGCCAAAGATGCTGAAAAAACTAAATAA
- the rny gene encoding ribonuclease Y, with protein MNTIIMIPVATAIVSLLVGTGIGYAIRKHSWEQKAQNAQNDADHILADAKAQVAAAEAEVNAQKQAAEAVKQSAENTKKEKILEAQEQIRDFRQKTEDELNVKKDNLAREKNRLQQREDTLDHKTSLLDERETGLTQKEDQLKQQDASLQAKLTEADELVETRRQKLYDVAKLDKEQAKKIVLDQLSDELVKERAEMIRNSNEEVKAKADHFANQVIVDAIQSSAADTVAETTVSVVDLPNEEMKGRIIGREGRNIRSFEALTGIDLIIDDTPKVVTLSGFDPIRREIAKRAMERLIKDGRIHPARIEEMVDKARKEVNDDIYEAGESALMELGIHRMNPELVKTLGRLKYRTSYGQNVLSHSIEVGKLAGTMAAELGLDEKLAVRAGLLHDIGKAIDHDIEGSHVEIGVELTRKYHEPDVVVNAIAAHHGDVPKLSFIAELVVAADTISSARPGARSESLENYIRRLTELEKIAKSYQGVKQAYAIQAGREVRVMVEPDEISDDRTVILARDIRNQVEKELDYPGNIKITVIREKRVVAIAK; from the coding sequence ATGAATACAATAATTATGATTCCCGTCGCAACTGCCATTGTTTCACTTTTGGTGGGTACAGGTATTGGTTATGCAATTCGTAAGCATTCTTGGGAACAAAAGGCCCAGAATGCGCAAAATGATGCAGACCATATTTTGGCTGATGCTAAAGCACAGGTAGCTGCCGCTGAAGCAGAAGTCAACGCACAAAAGCAAGCAGCAGAAGCTGTTAAGCAAAGTGCTGAAAATACTAAGAAAGAAAAGATTCTTGAAGCTCAAGAACAAATTCGTGATTTTAGGCAAAAAACCGAAGATGAGTTAAATGTCAAAAAGGACAACTTAGCTCGGGAAAAGAACCGTTTACAACAACGTGAAGATACCTTAGATCATAAGACTTCTTTGTTAGATGAAAGAGAAACTGGACTCACGCAAAAAGAAGATCAATTAAAGCAGCAAGATGCTAGCTTACAGGCGAAGTTAACTGAGGCTGATGAATTAGTTGAAACCAGACGGCAAAAACTTTATGACGTAGCTAAATTAGACAAGGAACAAGCTAAAAAGATTGTTCTTGATCAATTATCTGATGAATTAGTTAAAGAACGGGCTGAAATGATCAGAAACAGCAATGAAGAAGTTAAAGCTAAAGCTGATCATTTTGCCAATCAAGTCATTGTTGATGCCATTCAAAGCAGTGCAGCAGATACTGTAGCCGAGACTACCGTATCTGTTGTTGACTTGCCAAATGAAGAAATGAAGGGACGGATTATTGGTCGTGAAGGTCGCAACATCCGTTCATTTGAGGCTTTAACTGGAATCGATCTAATTATCGATGACACACCAAAAGTTGTCACACTGAGTGGTTTCGATCCTATTAGACGTGAAATTGCCAAGAGAGCAATGGAACGATTAATAAAGGATGGTCGAATTCACCCAGCTCGCATTGAGGAAATGGTTGATAAGGCCAGAAAAGAAGTAAACGACGATATTTACGAAGCTGGTGAAAGTGCCTTGATGGAATTAGGTATCCATCGAATGAACCCTGAGTTGGTTAAGACACTTGGTCGCTTGAAGTATCGTACTTCATATGGACAAAATGTTTTGTCTCACTCAATTGAAGTCGGCAAGCTAGCAGGTACTATGGCTGCGGAACTTGGTCTAGATGAAAAACTAGCGGTTCGCGCGGGATTATTACACGATATTGGTAAAGCCATCGATCATGATATCGAAGGTTCCCACGTAGAAATTGGGGTTGAATTAACCAGAAAATATCATGAACCCGATGTTGTAGTTAACGCGATTGCTGCTCACCACGGTGATGTGCCTAAGTTATCGTTTATTGCTGAACTTGTTGTTGCAGCAGATACGATTTCTTCAGCTCGTCCAGGTGCAAGAAGCGAGAGTTTGGAAAATTACATTAGACGTTTAACTGAACTAGAAAAAATTGCTAAGAGCTATCAAGGCGTTAAGCAAGCTTATGCTATTCAAGCAGGGCGTGAAGTTCGAGTTATGGTTGAGCCTGATGAAATTTCAGATGATCGAACAGTAATTTTGGCACGTGATATCCGTAATCAAGTAGAAAAGGAACTGGATTATCCAGGAAATATCAAGATTACCGTTATCCGTGAAAAACGTGTTGTAGCAATTGCTAAATAA
- a CDS encoding glycosyltransferase family 4 protein, with protein sequence MFKIIVELFLLVIISAAITPFIRRLAFVLGAVDNPNARRVNKKPMPTIGGLGIFVTFNIGAFVLLREQFPTHEIFSILLASSVIVLTGLIDDILELKPRQKMFGIFIAALIIYFLAGIRMNVLKLPFITHEINLGWWSFPITIFWILALTNAVNLIDGLDGLADGVSMISLTTMGIVGYFFLHTHQLYVPIACFMLAACLLGFLPYNFHPAKIFLGDTGALYIGFMIAVLSLKGLKNVTFISLLVPIIILGVPITDTVYAMIRRKLNKKPISEADKHHLHHQLMRMGLTHRQTVLTIYALSLVFSFISLLFLLSPAWGTWLLIIGLLFALEYFVESIGLLGEKYHPLMHVIQKIINQKIRVDPTVEVWHLGDEKPDQLKSKKDQDKKE encoded by the coding sequence ATGTTTAAAATTATTGTTGAATTATTCTTATTAGTAATTATTTCAGCGGCCATTACACCTTTTATTAGGCGTCTTGCCTTTGTACTGGGTGCCGTTGATAATCCTAATGCTCGTCGTGTTAATAAGAAACCAATGCCAACTATCGGGGGACTAGGCATTTTCGTTACTTTTAACATTGGCGCTTTTGTGCTTTTAAGAGAGCAGTTCCCTACTCATGAAATTTTTTCAATTCTGCTAGCTTCCAGTGTAATCGTGCTGACAGGATTAATTGATGATATTTTGGAATTGAAGCCTAGACAAAAAATGTTTGGTATTTTTATTGCCGCGCTGATCATCTATTTCTTAGCGGGCATCAGAATGAACGTGTTGAAGCTTCCTTTCATTACACATGAAATCAATTTGGGCTGGTGGAGTTTTCCAATTACCATTTTCTGGATATTAGCGTTAACTAATGCTGTTAACTTAATCGATGGATTGGATGGACTAGCCGATGGAGTTTCGATGATTTCTTTAACCACAATGGGAATTGTCGGATATTTCTTCTTGCACACGCATCAGCTTTACGTGCCAATTGCTTGTTTCATGCTGGCAGCTTGTTTATTAGGCTTTTTGCCATATAATTTCCACCCAGCTAAGATCTTTTTAGGCGATACTGGTGCGCTCTATATCGGTTTTATGATCGCGGTTTTATCGTTAAAGGGCTTGAAGAACGTCACCTTTATTTCATTGCTCGTACCAATCATTATTTTAGGTGTGCCAATCACCGATACGGTTTATGCAATGATTAGACGTAAGCTTAATAAAAAGCCGATTTCAGAAGCTGACAAGCACCACTTGCACCACCAGTTAATGCGAATGGGGTTAACTCATAGACAAACAGTGTTAACTATTTACGCATTATCATTAGTCTTTTCATTTATTTCACTATTATTCTTGCTTTCACCAGCTTGGGGTACTTGGCTCTTGATCATCGGCTTGCTATTTGCTCTTGAGTATTTCGTGGAATCGATTGGATTATTAGGTGAAAAATATCATCCTTTGATGCATGTAATT